One genomic segment of Desulforamulus reducens MI-1 includes these proteins:
- the dapF gene encoding diaminopimelate epimerase yields the protein MYFTKVHGLGNDFILVNAGTGQGFTDDCSTLAKEVCDRKFGIGADGLVLLYDSGVADVRMKIVNSDGSEAEMCGNAIRCVAKYLYDHGIIKKDEIKVETLAGIIVPQIIQQEGSVKAVRVDMGEPRVERAEIPMIGPPGQVIGEELAVNGKVYLVTAVSMGNPHCIIFVPDLEDISLTQVGPQIEVHPAFPKKTNVEFVQVLGPNEVRMVVWERGAGPTMACGTGACAVAVAGVLNGFTERMVTVHLPGGSLMIEWAENGRIYMTGPATEVFSGEYTVYNPSRR from the coding sequence TTGTACTTTACCAAAGTGCATGGTTTAGGAAACGATTTTATCTTGGTAAATGCAGGGACTGGTCAGGGGTTTACGGATGACTGCAGCACACTGGCCAAAGAAGTCTGTGATCGCAAGTTTGGCATAGGTGCAGATGGGCTGGTGCTGCTATATGACTCCGGAGTAGCAGATGTAAGGATGAAAATAGTAAACTCCGATGGTAGTGAAGCAGAAATGTGCGGTAATGCCATTCGGTGTGTAGCTAAGTACTTGTATGATCATGGCATAATAAAAAAGGATGAAATTAAAGTTGAAACATTGGCGGGCATCATAGTGCCCCAAATTATTCAACAAGAAGGCAGTGTAAAAGCTGTCAGGGTGGATATGGGGGAACCTAGGGTAGAAAGGGCTGAGATTCCAATGATTGGCCCGCCGGGGCAGGTTATTGGTGAAGAACTAGCTGTAAACGGTAAGGTATACTTGGTGACGGCTGTCTCAATGGGAAATCCCCATTGTATCATATTTGTGCCTGATCTGGAGGATATTTCTCTGACCCAAGTTGGGCCTCAGATAGAAGTACATCCGGCCTTTCCCAAAAAAACCAATGTGGAGTTTGTTCAAGTCTTAGGTCCTAACGAAGTTCGCATGGTCGTTTGGGAGCGGGGGGCAGGCCCCACCATGGCTTGCGGAACCGGAGCTTGTGCGGTGGCAGTGGCAGGGGTATTAAATGGGTTTACAGAAAGAATGGTCACTGTGCATTTGCCTGGTGGCTCCCTTATGATTGAATGGGCAGAGAACGGAAGAATTTATATGACTGGACCAGCCACGGAAGTCTTTAGCGGTGAATATACAGTATACAACCCGTCCCGGCGTTGA